A genomic stretch from Aedes albopictus strain Foshan chromosome 2, AalbF5, whole genome shotgun sequence includes:
- the LOC134286040 gene encoding uncharacterized protein LOC134286040 — protein MSNERRIKSLKMRQKSLLTSFGLIKRFVDDYVEETSAREVSVRLEHLINIWNDFNATQAELETLDDTAIDAHLKERVEFEEAYFQAKGFLLSVNKTEPMSPRAPSSSSSAVPSPTSSHIRLPDIKIPNFAGHFDQWLNFHDLFVSLVHSSHELTNIQKFYYLRSSLSGDALKLIQTIAISATNYQVAWNLLLDHYQNPARLKNSYVDTLFEFSPIKKESAYELNSLVEKFDANVKVLRQLGERTEYWDILLIRMLSSRLDPTTRRDWEEYSSTQNAVSFKSLTTFIQRRVTVLQTIGKTNENPSTIFNTKKPTPRLVASHGASPTNQRKCVACSDHHPLYQCGVFSKLSIEDKEKEVRRHQLCRNCLRKGHMAKECPSSTSCRKCRGHHHTQLCQGPSSASAKAIESQSKENSSQPASEQPSASVSATVDEQVSLASAGHERKNVLLATAVVIVVDDHGLEHAARALLDSGSECCFATESFSQRIKVQRKRIHLPISGIGQSATESRFKFHSKIRSRLSNYSANVEILVLPKVAIDLPSVAVNTSSWEIPPGIELADPAFHQTGPIDLILGAEVFFEFFKVSGRINLGPDLPTLVNSVFGWVVSGKNNRSAAATPIVANIATVADLNQLMEKFWSIEEDSARSCHSVEEAACEEHFRQTVSRTPEGRYVVSLPVKQDVLDNLKDNRRTAIRRLHLLQNQLARNDELCQQYRSFMDEYLQLEHMSLVKDYQQTPQLCYHLPHHAVIREDSTTTRVRVVFDASCRSSNGPSLNDALMVGPTVQEDLRSITMRSRIRPILLNADIKQMYRQILTDEPSNRLQHIVWSPSPDTPLQTYELKTVTYGTACAPFLATRVLQQLADDEQEEFPEAADVLRQDFYVDDLFSGAHTIEEAITLRKQLELLLGRGGFELRKWASSEPAVLEDVPTDKLALKSSVDLDRD, from the coding sequence ATGTCCAATGAACGGCGGATTAAATCCCTCAAAATGAGGCAGAAGAGCCTCCTGACCTCCTTTGGACTCATCAAGCGGTTCGTCGACGATTACGTGGAAGAAACCAGTGCCCGTGAAGTCAGTGTACGACTCGAGCATCTCATTAACATCTGGAATGACTTCAACGCCACCCAAGCTGAACTTGAGACCCTAGATGACACAGCGATCGACGCCCATCTCAAGGAACGTGTCGAGTTCGAAGAGGCGTACTTTCAGGCCAAAGGGTTCTTGCTTTCCGTGAATAAAACCGAACCTATGTCCCCTCGAGCTCCTTCGTCTTCTTCATCGGCCGTACCAAGCCCTACGTCGTCCCACATCAGGTTGCCCGACATCAAGATACCGAACTTCGCTGGACATTTCGACCAATGGTTAAACTTCCACGACTTATTCGTTTCGTTAGTTCATTCATCGCACGAACTGACGAATATTCAAAAATTCTACTATCTTCGTTCTTCGCTCTCTGGGGACGCTCTAAAGCTTATCCAAACCATCGCTATTAGTGCCACGAACTACCAGGTTGCGTGGAACCTTCTCTTGGACCATTACCAGAACCCAGCTCGCTTAAAAAACTCCTACGTCGACACTCTTTTCGAATTCTCGCCCATCAAGAAGGAGTCCGCCTACGAGCTGAATTCTCTGGTCGAAAAGTTCGATGCTAACGTCAAAGTTCTTCGCCAGCTTGGTGAACGGACGGAGTACTGGGATATTCTGTTGATCCGTATGCTGAGTAGCCGATTAGATCCCACCACCAGAAGGGATTGGGAGGAATATTCGTCGACGCAGAACGCCGTGTCCTTCAAAAGCCTTACTACCTTCATTCAGCGAAGAGTCACCGTGCTGCAAACGATCGGGAAGACCAACGAGAATCCATCGACGATCTTCAACACCAAGAAGCCGACCCCACGACTAGTCGCGAGCCACGGAGCAAGTCCAACAAATCAACGAAAATGTGTTGCTTGCTCAGACCACCATCCCCTATACCAATGCGGGGTCTTTTCCAAATTAAGCATTGAAGATAAGGAAAAGGAAGTTCGCCGTCATCAACTGTGTAGGAACTGTCTGCGAAAGGGTCACATGGCCAAAGAATGCCCGTCATCAACGTCGTGTCGAAAGTGCAGAGGTCACCATCACACCCAGCTTTGTCAAGGTCCATCGTCAGCAAGCGCAAAGGCCATCGAAAGTCAATCCAAGGAAAATTCGAGTCAACCAGCTAGCGAGCAACCATCCGCATCAGTTTCGGCAACCGTGGACGAACAAGTCAGCCTCGCCTCCGCCGGACATGAACGCAAAAATGTACTCCTAGCCACCGCTGTAGTAATTGTTGTAGATGATCATGGATTGGAACACGCTGCGAGAGCTTTGCTGGACTCTGGTAGTGAGTGCTGCTTTGCTACCGAATCGTTTTCACAGCGCATCAAGGTTCAACGGAAACGCATCCACTTGCCCATCTCCGGAATTGGGCAGTCCGCCACGGAATCACGGTTTAAATTCCACTCGAAGATTCGCTCCCGCCTCAGCAATTATTCCGCTAATGTTGAAATCCTCGTTCTGCCCAAGGTCGCAATCGATTTGCCCTCTGTCGCTGTCAATACGTCGTCCtgggagattcccccaggaattgagCTTGCAGATCCTGCTTTCCACCAAACCGGTCCCATCGATCTAATTCTGGGCGCAGAAGTCttttttgaattcttcaaagTCTCTGGCAGAATCAACCTCGGACCAGATCTGCCAACGCTCGTTAACTCTGTCTTCGGCTGGGTCGTGTCCGGGAAGAACAACCGAAGTGCTGCTGCCACTCCAATCGTCGCGAACATCGCTACTGTCGCTGACCTGAATCAACTTATGGAAAAATTCTGGTCCATTGAAGAGGATAGTGCTCGTTCATGTCATTCTGTAGAGGAGGCAGCCTGCGAAGAGCACTTTCGTCAAACAGTCTCTAGGACACCCGAAGGTCGCTACGTAGTGTCGCTTCCAGTCAAGCAAGACGTCCTCGACAACCTTAAGGACAATCGTCGTACAGCTATTCGCCGTTTGCATCTCCTGCAGAACCAACTCGCACGCAACGATGAGCTTTGCCAACAGTACCGAAGTTTTATGGACGAGTACCTGCAATTAGAACATATGTCACTTGTGAAGGACTACCAACAAACGCCGCAACTGTGCTATCATCTTCCACACCATGCTGTCATACGCGAGGACAGCACCACCACAAGGGTACGCGTGGTCTTCGACGCGTCTTGTCGATCTTCGAATGGCCCATCCTTAAACGACGCACTTATGGTTGGACCCACTGTGCAAGAAGATCTTCGATCAATCACTATGCGATCAAGAATTCGTCCAATCTTACTCAACGCAGATATCAAGCAGATGTATCGACAGATCCTCACCGATGAACCAAGCAATCGACTGCAGCACATCGTATGGAGCCCATCGCCCGATACCCCTTTGCAAACCTACGAGCTGAAAACGGTAACTTACGGTACCGCTTGCGCCCCCTTCCTGGCCACACGGGTGCTCCAACAGCTAGCAGATGACGAGCAGGAGGAGTTTCCTGAGGCAGCTGACGTTCTTCGACAAGATTTCTACGTAGACGACTTATTTTCGGGAGCACATACGATAGAAGAAGCCATCACGTTGAGGAAGCAACTGGAATTACTTCTCGGCAGAGGAGGTTTCGAATTGCGGAAATGGGCATCGAGTGAACCTGCTGTTCTAGAGGACGTTCCAACGGACAAGCTGGCGCTGAAATCATCGGTGGACCTCGACAGAGATTAA
- the LOC134286041 gene encoding uncharacterized protein LOC134286041: MQAIWTLTDDDGRPWSWDKELPTAFKDRWTTYQSQLPSLNELRVQRCVLLPAPTSIQIHIFTDASENAYGACVYLRSTDSNGSIKVALLSSKSKVSPLKRQSIPRLELCGALMGAQLYEKVVASLRLKADTFFWVDSTVVLSWLKSSPSTWATFVANRVSKIQLATKNCTWNHVAGVQNPADVISRGTTAEALIDNRLWWYGPEWLHRDPIEWPTAQPPHPPSEEVLREVKKSHLTACPASEEPSFIDQHVQKFSNYATMLRITAYCLRFLRNCRLNSNQRSSCTFLTTEEIDRAEAALVRLVQLQCFSSDIEQLQRQQHLSAKSRLRWFHPFLDDDQILRIGGRLGNSRLSFTSKHPVILPSSHAFSALLVRSFHLRHLHAAPQLLLTLLRLRYWVIGARNLARRTVHSCVTCFRNRPKMIEQFMAELPAARVTATQPFAVTGIDYWGPIQIQPQHRRAAPRKAYVAVFVCFCSKAVHLELVADLSTQKFIQALRRFVSRRGLCSEIYSDNGRNFVGAAKELRHLLRSQEHRAAVIQECTKNGIKWRFNPPTASHFGGLWEAAIASAQKHFTRVLGPRILAFDDTETLLAQIECCLNSRPLVPISDDPSDFEPLTPGHFLIGSSLKALPDVDYSAIPYNRLYHWQQTQKIFQDIWRRWHTEYLSTLQPRTKWLSPSKPIEVGRLVILKDERIPPMRWEMARITDLHPGADGIVRVVTLQTPHGKYTRPVSKICLLPIAPSSKDESPSSSSDPPTARILRSKGTIQGTTHASRKSIDEQLQ; encoded by the coding sequence ATGCAAGCGATTTGGACCctaaccgacgacgacggaaggcCATGGAGCTGGGACAAGGAACTCCCCACTGCATTCAAGGACCGTTGGACAACGTACCAATCGCAGCTTCCTTCCCTAAACGAACTTCGCGTGCAACGATGCGTTCTACTTCCAGCTCCAACTTCAATACAAATCCATATCTTCACTGACGCCTCCGAGAACGCATACGGCGCGTGCGTATACCTACGATCCACGGACTCCAACGGTTCCATCAAGGTTGCCCTGCTTTCGTCCAAGTCCAAAGTTAGTCCACTAAAAAGGCAAAGTATTCCGCGATTGGAGCTGTGCGGTGCTCTAATGGGCGCTCAACTCTACGAAAAGGTGGTGGCTTCTCTCCGCTTAAAAGCTGACACCTTCTTCTGGGTCGATTCCACCGTAGTCCTATCTTGGCTGAAATCCTCTCCATCGACATGGGCTACTTTCGTGGCAAACCGTGTTTCAAAAATCCAACTTGCGACGAAGAACTGTACTTGGAATCACGTAGCTGGTGTACAGAATCCTGCCGATGTTATCTCCAGAGGAACAACAGCAGAGGCGCTAATCGATAACCGGCTTTGGTGGTATGGTCCGGAGTGGCTTCATCGGGATCCTATCGAATGGCCAACAGCGCAACCACCACACCCACCATCAGAAGAAGTCTTACGGGAAGTGAAGAAGTCACACCTCACGGCTTGTCCAGCATCTGAAGAACCCTCGTTCATCGACCAGCATGTGCAGAAATTCTCGAACTATGCTACCATGTTACGCATCACGGCATACTGTCTTCGATTCTTGAGAAACTGTCGACTCAACTCTAATCAACGTTCATCCTGCACATTTCTCACCACGGAAGAAATCGACCGAGCGGAAGCAGCATTAGTCCGATTGGTACAACTCCAATGCTTTAGCAGCGATATCGAGCAACTACAACGACAACAACACTTATCGGCGAAATCTCGACTACGCTGGTTCCATCCCTTTCTCGACGATGACCAGATTCTTCGAATTGGAGGTCGCCTAGGCAATTCACGGTTGTCGTTCACCAGCAAACACCCAGTCATTCTTCCTTCATCGCACGCCTTTTCCGCTCTGCTGGTCAGATCCTTCCACCTACGACACCTTCATGCAGCCCCACAACTATTGCTCACCCTTCTTCGACTCCGGTATTGGGTCATAGGGGCCAGGAATCTTGCTAGAAGGACTGTCCACAGTTGCGTGACTTGCTTCCGCAATCGACCGAAAATGATCGAGCAGTTCATGGCGGAGCTGCCAGCTGCTCGGGTAACAGCCACTCAACCGTTTGCAGTAACCGGAATCGACTACTGGGGACCCATCCAAATACAACCACAACATCGGCGAGCGGCCCCAAGGAAAGCATACGTGGCGGTTTTTGTATGCTTCTGCTCCAAAGCAGTGCATCTAGAACTAGTGGCTGACTTGAGCACGCAAAAGTTCATCCAAGCACTTCGGAGATTCGTCTCGAGGAGAGGCCTCTGTTCCGAAATATATAGCGACAATGGGCGAAATTTCGTTGGTGCCGCCAAGGAACTACGTCACCTACTTCGCAGCCAGGAGCACAGGGCTGCAGTCATCCAAGAATGCACCAAGAATGGGATCAAGTGGCGCTTCAACCCACCAACGGCCTCCCATTTTGGTGGATTGTGGGAAGCAGCAATCGCATCTGCACAAAAACACTTCACTCGTGTACTGGGACCTCGTATTTTAGCATTCGACGATACCGAGACCCTACTTGCCCAAATTGAATGCTGCCTCAACTCCAGGCCACTTGTTCCCATCAGTGATGATCCCAGTGACTTCGAGCCACTCACTCCTGGACATTTCCTGATCGGCTCATCGTTGAAAGCTTTGCCAGATGTGGACTATTCAGCGATCCCATACAACCGGCTCTACCACTGGCAACAAacacagaaaattttccaggacatCTGGCGTAGGTGGCACACCGAATATCTGTCGACGCTGCAGCCACGGACCAAATGGTTGAGCCCATCCAAACCTATCGAAGTCGGTCGGCTGGTCATCTTGAAGGACGAAAGGATTCCACCAATGCGCTGGGAAATGGCTCGGATTACGGACTTGCACCCAGGAGCCGACGGAATCGTACGTGTAGTCACACTCCAGACACCTCATGGAAAGTATACTCGGCCTGTCTCCAAAATATGTCTGCTGCCAATTGCCCCTTCATCAAAGGATGAATCGCCGTCATCGTCGTCCGATCCACCAACAGCCAGAATTCTCCGATCGAAAGGCACCATCCAAGGAACAACACACGCTAGCAGAAAGTCCATCGATGAGCAGCTGCAATAA